A region from the Ammospiza nelsoni isolate bAmmNel1 chromosome 1, bAmmNel1.pri, whole genome shotgun sequence genome encodes:
- the BLVRA gene encoding biliverdin reductase A: protein MFGTVVVGVGIAGLARIRDLMNPMPSSPSEHLKLIGFVSRRSFGNINEAKQISLEDALKNKDIHAAFISTENKSHEETIRMFLEAGKHVLVEYPMALSAKAAHELWEMAEQKGKVLHVEHIELLTEEYKQLKKEVAGKDLVKGTLHFTGSVLDENKSGFPAFSGIARLTWLIDLFGDLTVTSATREKQKDKNYSRMTVHFQTANKKPLTWIEERGPGMRREKKINFCFTSGCLENFPEAPRSSVGLFMQDQNLFAKKLLGQVSKEELAAEKWRILRCLDLAEVIQQYCEEPEKIYS from the exons ATGTTTGGGACAGTGGTGGTTGGAGTTGGAATTGCTGGCTTAGCACGAATTCGAGACTTGATGAATCCCAtgccttccagcccttctgAGCACCTGAAACTCATTGGATTTGTATCCAG GAGAAGTTTTGGCAATATTAATGAGGCTAAGCAGATTAGCCTGGAAGAtgctctgaaaaacaaagacaTCCATGCAGCCTTCATCAGCACAGAGAACAAAAGCCATGAAGAAACCATCAG AATGTTCTTAGAAGCTGGGAAACATGTCCTTGTTGAGTACCCCATGGCTTTGTCTGCTAAGGCAGCCCATGAGCTCTGGGAGATGGCTGAGCAGAAAG GTAAAGTACTCCATGTGGAGCATATTGAACTTCTTACTGAAGAATACAAGCAGCTGAAAAAAGAGGTGGCTGGGAAAGACCTAGTGAAGGGAACATTGCATTTCACAG GCAGTGTCCTTGATGAAAACAAATCAGGATTCCCAGCCTTCAGTGGAATTGCCCGTCTGACATGGCTAATTGACCTCTTTGGAGACCTCACTGTTACCTCTGCCAccagagagaagcagaaggaTAAGAATTATTCCAGAATGACTGTTCACTTTCAGACAGCAAACAAAAA ACCCTTGACTTGGATTGAAGAAAGAGGACCAGGGATGAGACgtgaaaagaaaatcaacttCTGCTTCACAAGTGGTTGCCTGGAGAACTTCCCTGAAGCCCCAAGGTCTTCCGTGGGCCTTTTCATGCAGGATCAGAACCTCTTTGCCAAGAAACTGCTGGGCCAGGTCTCCAaggaggagctggctgctgaGAAATGGCGAATTTTGCGGTGTCTTGACCTTGCCGAGGTGATCCAGCAGTACTGTGAGGAGCCAGAGAAAATCTATTCCTGA